Proteins encoded together in one Lathyrus oleraceus cultivar Zhongwan6 chromosome 5, CAAS_Psat_ZW6_1.0, whole genome shotgun sequence window:
- the LOC127079458 gene encoding protein MAIN-LIKE 2, whose amino-acid sequence MVRRRGADGRIPVRTLDRGASSSAAAAEPTGYPGGSYDTSLLVKYEHHVARHIWFGEERGPKKELKVAGHGLKLNSRVPLALPPQMESWVSRSGLASLQRTSLNKIDTNLVSAFVERWHLETSSFHMPFGEMSITLDDVACLLHLPIRGIFWSPQDVTEELAVELAVDYLGVSQSQAQSHVRSCRGSYYKLEWLYDIFVHHRAASSWAYATRAYLLMLVGSTIFADKTFTLVEARYLLLFRDLDGCSGYSWGAAALVTLYRYLGDASMYSCKQLGGYPTLLQCWIHEYFPTVGKRGENWNPAGNCGLPRAMRWSYRQGVLKVDDLRPILDELTPTDVIWRPCSNKSMGMGLIVGVQGKIFRSQLQLVSHILLYHYPITFH is encoded by the exons a tggttcgaagaagaggtgcagatggccggattccagtccgcacgttagaccggggtgcatcttcatctgcagctgcagctgagccgactggatatccaggagggtcgtacgatacatcgcttttggtgaagtacgagcatcatgttgctcgacatatatggttcggtgag gaaagaggaccaaagaaagagttgaaggttgccggacatggactgaagttgaattctagggttccattggctcttccaccacagatggagagttgggtatctagatccggtttagcttcactgcagagaacgagtctgaacaagatagacacaaatcttgtctctgcatttgtggaaagatggcatctagagacatcttcatttcacatgccgtttggtgaaatgagcattactttagaTGATGTCGCATGTCTACTTCACTTGCCCATTAGGGGTATCTTTtggagtcctcaggatgtgactgaagagctagctgttgaacttgctgtggactacctaggagtgtcacagagtcaggcacagtcacatgttcggagctgcagggggtcgtattacaagttggagtggttatatGATATATTCGTACATCATAGGGCTGCTTccagctgggcatatgcgactagagcatatctattgatgttggtgggttccaccatatttgctgataagacctttacacttgtagaggcacgatacctcctcctgtttagggacttggatggatgttcaggatatagttggggagcagctgcactagttaccctctaccgatatcttggagatgcgtccatgtacagttgcaaacagctaggtggatatcctactctcctacag tgttggattcacgagtattttccaactgttggaaaaagaggggagaattggaaTCCTGCTGGAAACTGTGGTCTTCcccgagcgatgagatggtcATATAGACAGGGAGTCCTGAAGGTCgatgatttacgacctattttggacgagctgacacctaCCGACGTCATCTGGCGaccatgctccaacaaatctat